In a genomic window of Fibrobacter sp. UWH4:
- the rpmA gene encoding 50S ribosomal protein L27 has product MAHKKGQGSVRNGRDSNAKYLGVKKYAGETVKAGNIIVRQRGSHFHSGNNVGMGRDFTLFSLIDGKVKFERLDAKRQKVSVYPEEN; this is encoded by the coding sequence ATGGCTCATAAGAAAGGTCAAGGTTCAGTACGTAACGGCCGCGACAGTAACGCCAAGTACCTTGGTGTTAAGAAGTATGCGGGCGAAACTGTCAAGGCTGGCAACATCATCGTTCGTCAGCGTGGTTCTCACTTCCACAGTGGCAACAATGTGGGCATGGGCAGGGACTTCACTCTGTTCTCCCTCATCGATGGCAAGGTGAAGTTCGAACGCCTCGATGCAAAGCGTCAGAAGGTTTCTGTCTACCCGGAAGAAAACTAA
- a CDS encoding lipopolysaccharide assembly protein LapB — MIFLPVFSYAAEDYFFKANELYDQGKYKEAVPLYRAAIDEGRYEPFAWFNLGNALVLLDRKQVAMVAYKRTVELLPTFEKAWMLLGDLYYLGGDVGEAIAAYNRAIELGVESDHVHFALAECYLKGRDWTLAQKNFERALQLNPDRMDAWYGLAEVYEKLGDYEYAIKTLQNALQMTATAGADVHFTMAYYYRSMDSTRQSLNEMENGLLMDPENVSARRYLAQMYVQNNSPWMAIFTLEEGLRHNKGKADLNLDLGQIYFTQKRYDEAFDCYMRAWLAGNSQGRIGAENVGHVFSNAGDTEKAEILYKRIREKK; from the coding sequence TTGATTTTTCTACCTGTATTTTCGTATGCTGCTGAAGATTATTTCTTCAAGGCGAATGAGTTGTACGACCAGGGAAAATATAAGGAAGCGGTGCCGCTGTACCGTGCGGCGATAGACGAAGGCCGCTATGAGCCCTTTGCCTGGTTCAACTTGGGAAACGCCTTGGTGCTGCTTGACCGCAAGCAGGTCGCGATGGTGGCGTACAAGCGCACCGTGGAACTTTTGCCGACGTTTGAAAAGGCCTGGATGCTCCTGGGCGATCTTTATTATTTAGGTGGTGATGTGGGCGAGGCCATAGCGGCTTATAACCGCGCCATCGAACTCGGCGTGGAATCGGACCATGTGCATTTTGCCCTTGCGGAATGTTACCTTAAGGGTCGCGACTGGACGCTTGCGCAGAAGAATTTTGAACGCGCCCTGCAACTGAATCCGGACCGAATGGATGCGTGGTACGGCCTTGCCGAAGTCTACGAAAAACTCGGTGACTATGAGTACGCCATCAAGACGCTTCAGAATGCGCTTCAGATGACGGCTACCGCAGGCGCCGATGTGCACTTTACCATGGCCTACTATTACCGCAGCATGGATTCTACGCGGCAGTCCCTGAACGAGATGGAAAACGGACTCTTGATGGATCCGGAAAATGTTTCTGCCCGCCGCTACCTCGCGCAAATGTATGTGCAGAATAATTCTCCGTGGATGGCTATCTTTACTCTCGAAGAGGGTCTCCGTCACAATAAGGGAAAGGCGGACTTGAACCTAGATTTAGGACAAATTTACTTTACCCAGAAACGCTATGACGAAGCCTTTGATTGCTATATGAGGGCTTGGCTTGCGGGTAATTCGCAGGGGCGTATCGGCGCCGAAAATGTCGGCCACGTCTTCTCGAATGCGGGCGACACAGAAAAGGCTGAAATTCTGTACAAACGAATCCGCGAAAAGAAGTAG
- a CDS encoding biopolymer transporter ExbD — protein sequence MSFIRKRSQDAGKIDVSPMLDMVFILLIFFIVTSTFTRETGVDVTKPKASSAKDLAKESILIGVTRQGTIHINETQVNLTTLNTVLRQMMAEAPDRPVIIVSDRDAPNGVVVDILDECNLAKVRKVSISANKEE from the coding sequence ATGAGCTTTATTCGTAAACGTTCGCAGGACGCAGGAAAAATAGACGTGTCGCCGATGCTCGACATGGTCTTTATCCTGCTCATCTTCTTTATCGTAACCTCGACTTTTACCCGCGAGACGGGTGTTGACGTGACCAAGCCCAAGGCCAGTTCGGCGAAGGACTTGGCGAAGGAAAGTATCCTGATCGGCGTGACGCGTCAGGGCACGATTCACATCAATGAAACTCAGGTGAATTTGACGACGCTCAACACGGTGCTGCGCCAGATGATGGCCGAAGCGCCTGACCGTCCGGTGATTATCGTGAGTGACCGCGATGCTCCTAACGGAGTCGTGGTGGATATCCTTGATGAATGTAACTTGGCCAAGGTCCGCAAGGTTTCCATCTCGGCAAATAAGGAGGAGTAA
- a CDS encoding FISUMP domain-containing protein, with protein sequence MKDYKSFVLLSALWVLSACGDTASSSVDESFSLKSPTESIEAPIKDARDNRIYYSTQIGTQVWLEENLQYQAESSGCYDDADSNCVRFGRLYTGGLEGLCPEKFHIPTEDEWNELIGYVSVVRPDQEPAKSLKSYSWYPGTGLFSFNLLGGGYRWLDGSYRKLYEESYLATSRPGCYLQFLPGKDYGFVCEDSIAGFSVRCLMDSTNAKDVLPSCGSSNKYEIVHEGNGYYVCDEKGWRPANKAEYSAYGNKCVNGVVVEGKFYQDHYYDRYICDGGLWREATEVERNTYGNDCVAGSSKIIQGLVEDFKYFVCTDSGFRRTTMWDFPKADYLNPSVEYGTFVDARDQKSYKTVSLGSQVWMAENLNYSDSISSPNLKGNSWCYEDNPSNCEKVGRYYTFLAAMNLDASFAADSVEYPLMEINQGICPDGWRIPSEEDWNALVNYILPTYGKEANAWWTSSITGDVTPNDYYTFPYAMKSVTGWNFDSWTEPANASGFSSIPMGHRTEEGSFVEVGESDGFWLASIHKSQTFIAGAPAGMDVASLKYAPIASDMRSWELNGWNFNLRTRKSGYPIRCVKN encoded by the coding sequence ATGAAGGATTACAAGAGTTTTGTTCTGTTGTCTGCGCTTTGGGTGCTATCTGCATGTGGCGATACGGCATCTTCAAGTGTCGACGAAAGCTTTAGCCTGAAATCGCCTACAGAAAGTATCGAGGCTCCGATTAAGGATGCGAGGGATAATCGCATTTATTATTCAACCCAAATCGGAACCCAAGTCTGGCTTGAAGAAAACTTGCAGTACCAGGCGGAATCTAGCGGATGCTATGATGATGCGGATTCTAATTGCGTAAGATTTGGCCGTTTGTACACCGGTGGGCTGGAGGGACTCTGTCCCGAAAAGTTCCATATTCCCACTGAAGACGAGTGGAATGAACTGATAGGCTATGTCTCGGTTGTTCGACCGGATCAAGAACCCGCTAAAAGTTTGAAATCTTATTCCTGGTATCCGGGAACAGGTCTTTTCTCGTTTAATCTTCTTGGAGGGGGGTATCGCTGGCTGGATGGTTCTTACCGTAAACTTTATGAAGAATCCTATTTGGCGACATCGCGACCTGGTTGTTATTTACAGTTTTTACCGGGAAAGGACTATGGCTTTGTCTGCGAGGACTCCATTGCGGGGTTCTCGGTGCGTTGCCTGATGGATTCGACCAATGCAAAAGATGTATTGCCTTCTTGCGGGTCGTCGAATAAATATGAAATCGTTCACGAAGGAAATGGCTATTATGTCTGCGACGAGAAGGGCTGGCGCCCTGCTAACAAGGCTGAGTACAGCGCTTACGGCAATAAGTGCGTCAATGGGGTTGTTGTCGAAGGGAAATTTTATCAGGACCACTATTACGATCGGTATATCTGCGATGGTGGCTTATGGAGAGAAGCAACCGAAGTGGAACGCAATACTTACGGAAATGACTGCGTTGCGGGAAGTTCCAAAATTATTCAGGGACTTGTTGAAGATTTTAAGTATTTCGTTTGCACGGATTCCGGATTCCGCAGGACGACGATGTGGGATTTCCCGAAAGCGGATTATTTGAACCCATCTGTGGAGTACGGAACGTTTGTTGATGCCCGCGACCAAAAAAGCTACAAGACGGTTTCTTTGGGCTCGCAGGTATGGATGGCTGAAAACTTGAATTACTCGGATAGCATTAGTTCTCCCAATCTGAAGGGAAACAGCTGGTGCTATGAGGACAATCCGTCGAATTGTGAAAAGGTGGGACGTTACTACACTTTTCTCGCGGCAATGAATTTGGATGCATCTTTTGCGGCAGACAGTGTTGAATATCCACTGATGGAAATCAATCAGGGAATTTGCCCTGACGGGTGGCGAATCCCTTCTGAAGAGGACTGGAATGCTCTCGTAAATTACATTCTACCAACCTATGGAAAGGAGGCTAATGCTTGGTGGACGTCATCGATAACTGGTGATGTCACACCGAATGATTACTATACGTTCCCCTATGCGATGAAGTCGGTTACAGGGTGGAATTTTGATTCATGGACGGAGCCGGCTAATGCGTCTGGTTTTTCATCTATTCCTATGGGACATAGGACTGAAGAAGGATCCTTTGTCGAAGTCGGTGAAAGCGATGGTTTCTGGTTGGCTTCAATCCATAAGTCGCAAACCTTTATCGCGGGGGCTCCGGCGGGAATGGATGTTGCTAGCTTGAAATATGCTCCCATTGCCTCTGATATGAGGTCTTGGGAGCTTAACGGCTGGAACTTTAATTTGAGAACCCGGAAGTCCGGATATCCTATTCGTTGCGTCAAGAATTAG
- a CDS encoding glycoside hydrolase family 2 protein: MSKILSLDGDWQMKWDTEDAGISNRWYATYPQDTETVQVPHIWEKAFDKLLMSQDCAFYFKRFTIEDEKQVTKRIFLRFERIATHATVWLNGKLLGTHFGAYTPFIIEPQKALKIGEENILCIRVANMGTTNGRIDFGRESEDGADDRYAHPSEMPVGLPWQQYPFGGIFGHVDLILGTTAFISDVRLEPDADTQRIACDISFNNPRNYQTRLRVLMKNPDGDVYEHFVDNIKLDKENMTQRFVFEVKEQQRHKFQWSLEHPNLYAIEFQLEIKAGKEKDGKEIKRAEYAFPVVRTFGFRKFDCLKGDYYLNDQILKIQGISYNQQWSEGGLWTLNNPKLEKDLLAVKNAGFNAIRSCGAPLPEEALNICDKIGLIVFQEFPIHTMRSTPQGLEIVKKLINDIVEEQHHHPCIGIWVMGAENGTLLLQNGNKLLNAISPVDMTRPVISNLNSIYLDNEGNFRKDTGKLLPVSVDKISTYATLRVNPRMTPNAAYSHYLAHSFDRDAEEPLSVPDTGLGDSHFQDEEENVASDINNKMLVTLKNHTLLPANATNIAGPRSGKAQKNIKTFIKAVETFVESDLSIWKDYKSFIADANRIALKSKLDQITAFQSNPQIAGFFLDQWADCGTDFYGLCDENRVSKGFDSFIKEITTPSRALVSELEHVVAPQSEVSFQVTLLNNSRYEDVSVEIRLIDENGKEISCDKISPEEAAGKTSLTQMGIYTTMAPRNEGKYQLQITLKNDGKEIHTSYEDLIVIAEADVKSAMKKVCFLDNSEESSDALAALTGPEQIIFTANLSSWPDEILDKLVDVVKNGGKTLLLSDLTQEDIDYLNQSHQFDCNIESHWSTGANELSLHYLPKGSALAPVFGEAHVLDHNAAAIMPSISLNELPEATVFARSVTLKEGEVKTGADLQLYPFGKGKIMFNQFNVFEGLETNPLADNLFATIVNLL; this comes from the coding sequence ATGAGCAAGATTTTGAGCCTTGACGGCGACTGGCAGATGAAGTGGGACACTGAAGATGCCGGCATTTCCAACCGTTGGTATGCCACCTATCCCCAGGATACAGAAACTGTACAAGTTCCACATATCTGGGAAAAAGCCTTTGACAAGCTCCTAATGTCGCAAGATTGCGCCTTCTATTTCAAGCGTTTCACTATCGAAGACGAAAAACAAGTCACCAAGCGTATTTTCCTCCGTTTTGAACGAATTGCAACGCACGCAACCGTATGGCTTAACGGCAAGCTCCTCGGAACTCATTTCGGAGCCTACACTCCCTTTATCATTGAACCGCAGAAAGCCCTGAAAATCGGCGAAGAGAACATCCTTTGCATCCGTGTCGCGAACATGGGTACCACCAACGGCCGTATCGACTTCGGCCGCGAAAGCGAAGACGGCGCCGACGACCGCTATGCCCACCCGAGTGAAATGCCGGTTGGCCTCCCGTGGCAGCAATACCCGTTTGGCGGCATTTTCGGTCACGTGGACCTGATTCTTGGCACGACCGCCTTTATTTCTGACGTGCGCCTCGAACCCGACGCGGACACCCAGCGAATCGCCTGCGACATCAGCTTCAACAACCCGCGCAACTACCAGACCAGACTCCGCGTCCTGATGAAGAATCCCGACGGCGACGTGTACGAGCACTTCGTGGACAACATCAAGCTCGACAAGGAAAACATGACGCAACGCTTCGTGTTCGAAGTCAAGGAACAGCAGCGTCACAAGTTCCAGTGGAGCCTTGAACACCCGAACCTTTACGCCATCGAATTCCAGCTGGAAATCAAGGCCGGCAAGGAAAAGGACGGCAAGGAAATCAAGCGCGCCGAATACGCGTTCCCGGTCGTACGCACCTTCGGTTTCCGCAAGTTCGACTGCCTCAAGGGTGACTACTACCTGAACGACCAAATTCTGAAGATCCAGGGCATCTCCTACAACCAGCAGTGGAGCGAAGGCGGCCTCTGGACACTCAACAACCCGAAGCTCGAAAAGGACCTGCTGGCAGTCAAGAATGCAGGCTTCAACGCCATCCGTTCCTGCGGCGCACCGCTTCCCGAAGAAGCACTCAACATCTGCGACAAGATTGGCCTGATTGTTTTCCAGGAATTCCCCATCCACACCATGAGGTCTACCCCGCAGGGTCTCGAAATCGTGAAGAAGCTGATCAACGACATCGTCGAAGAACAGCACCACCACCCCTGCATCGGCATCTGGGTCATGGGCGCCGAAAACGGCACGCTCCTGTTGCAGAACGGTAACAAGCTCCTGAACGCCATCAGCCCCGTCGACATGACGCGTCCGGTCATCAGCAACCTGAACAGCATCTACCTCGACAACGAAGGCAACTTCCGCAAGGATACCGGCAAGCTCCTGCCCGTCTCGGTCGATAAGATTTCTACCTACGCGACGCTCCGCGTGAACCCGCGCATGACACCGAACGCGGCCTACAGCCACTACCTCGCCCACAGCTTCGACCGCGACGCCGAAGAACCGCTGTCCGTTCCCGATACGGGCCTCGGCGACAGCCACTTCCAGGACGAAGAAGAAAACGTGGCAAGCGACATCAACAACAAGATGCTCGTGACCTTGAAGAACCACACGCTTCTGCCCGCCAACGCGACAAACATCGCAGGTCCGCGCAGCGGCAAGGCACAAAAGAACATCAAGACCTTCATCAAAGCTGTCGAAACGTTCGTCGAAAGCGACCTTTCTATCTGGAAGGACTACAAGAGCTTTATCGCCGACGCAAACCGCATCGCGCTGAAGAGCAAGCTCGACCAGATTACCGCCTTCCAGAGCAACCCGCAAATCGCCGGTTTCTTCCTGGACCAGTGGGCAGACTGCGGCACGGACTTCTACGGCCTGTGCGACGAAAACCGCGTGAGCAAGGGCTTCGACAGTTTCATCAAGGAAATCACGACCCCGAGTCGCGCTCTCGTCAGTGAACTTGAACACGTCGTCGCTCCGCAGAGCGAAGTCAGCTTCCAGGTAACGCTCCTGAACAACAGCCGTTACGAAGACGTATCCGTCGAAATCCGACTGATTGACGAAAATGGCAAGGAAATTTCCTGCGACAAGATTTCTCCGGAAGAAGCCGCAGGCAAGACCAGCCTTACGCAGATGGGCATCTACACGACCATGGCACCCCGCAACGAAGGCAAGTACCAGTTGCAGATTACGCTCAAGAACGACGGCAAGGAAATCCACACTTCCTACGAGGACTTGATCGTTATCGCCGAAGCCGACGTCAAGAGCGCCATGAAGAAGGTCTGCTTCCTTGACAACAGCGAAGAATCGAGCGACGCCCTCGCCGCCCTCACCGGCCCCGAACAGATTATCTTTACGGCTAACCTGAGTTCTTGGCCCGACGAAATCCTCGACAAGCTCGTGGACGTCGTGAAGAACGGCGGCAAGACGCTCCTGCTTTCGGACCTCACCCAGGAAGACATTGACTACCTGAACCAGAGTCACCAGTTCGATTGCAACATTGAATCTCACTGGAGCACCGGTGCAAACGAACTCAGCCTGCACTACCTGCCCAAGGGTTCCGCACTCGCCCCGGTCTTTGGCGAAGCTCACGTTCTCGACCACAATGCGGCGGCCATCATGCCAAGCATCTCGCTGAACGAACTCCCCGAAGCAACCGTATTCGCCCGCTCCGTCACGCTGAAAGAAGGCGAAGTCAAGACCGGTGCAGACCTGCAGCTCTACCCGTTCGGCAAGGGCAAGATCATGTTCAACCAGTTCAACGTATTCGAAGGCCTCGAAACGAACCCGCTGGCAGACAACTTGTTCGCAACGATCGTGAACCTGCTGTAA
- a CDS encoding MotA/TolQ/ExbB proton channel family protein: protein MAIVFRGGWVLAPIFILGWFGWFLMIERYGYYFMLRGGNINGLGGFWRTLKKNGEDAAFRKLERRRYGYFYALASDVRRYRDQGPVAVRNAMEETRHRISVSLSRSLRTISTCAAIAPMLGLLGTVSGMVHTFETIQLFGFGNPVLLADGISEALLTTQAGLLVAFPLMLAYNFLSSRVENVEKQAWSEALKYESYVFSADGSHPGVNNATDVAGESHPGKREIAFGTERSNATESSFQSHPGVSGTSDGIHSENSEVK from the coding sequence ATGGCTATCGTGTTTCGCGGTGGCTGGGTGCTTGCCCCTATATTTATTCTGGGGTGGTTCGGCTGGTTTTTGATGATTGAACGCTACGGTTATTACTTTATGCTGAGAGGCGGAAACATAAACGGCCTCGGCGGATTCTGGCGCACCTTGAAAAAGAACGGCGAAGACGCTGCTTTCAGGAAACTGGAACGCCGTCGCTACGGTTATTTTTACGCGCTCGCTTCGGATGTCCGCAGGTATCGCGATCAGGGCCCTGTTGCGGTTCGCAATGCGATGGAAGAAACGCGCCACCGCATTTCGGTGAGCTTGTCCCGGTCGCTCAGGACGATTTCCACTTGTGCGGCGATTGCCCCGATGCTTGGCCTTTTGGGGACGGTGTCCGGCATGGTGCATACCTTCGAGACGATTCAGCTTTTCGGTTTCGGAAACCCGGTGCTGTTGGCCGACGGCATTTCCGAAGCGCTTCTCACGACGCAGGCGGGGCTCTTGGTGGCATTCCCGCTGATGCTTGCCTACAACTTCTTGTCGAGCCGCGTTGAAAATGTCGAGAAACAGGCGTGGAGCGAAGCCCTTAAGTACGAGTCTTATGTGTTTTCCGCTGATGGAAGTCATCCTGGAGTGAATAATGCAACTGACGTGGCCGGAGAAAGTCATCCTGGAAAGCGCGAAATTGCGTTCGGAACTGAAAGGAGCAACGCAACTGAATCTTCCTTCCAAAGTCATCCTGGAGTGAGTGGAACGAGCGACGGGATCCATAGTGAAAATTCTGAGGTGAAATAA
- the rplU gene encoding 50S ribosomal protein L21 encodes MYSIVETGGFQYKVELGKAYKVPTLDAAVGSELELKSVLLFAGKEVQIGTPVLNDASVKVEVLAHGKYDTVIVYKKKRRTRYERRNGHRQGYTEVLVTELRSGAESAKVDSKVIERNRARVAALAKQKVQSVPLTRKEKIAQGLPKPAKVKKNSLRKAKEV; translated from the coding sequence ATGTATTCTATTGTTGAAACAGGTGGTTTCCAGTATAAAGTTGAGCTGGGCAAGGCTTACAAGGTCCCCACGCTCGATGCCGCTGTTGGTTCCGAACTGGAGCTCAAGTCCGTTCTTCTTTTCGCAGGAAAAGAAGTGCAAATCGGCACCCCTGTCCTGAACGACGCCTCCGTGAAGGTTGAAGTGCTTGCCCACGGCAAGTATGACACCGTCATCGTTTACAAGAAGAAGCGTCGTACCCGTTACGAACGTCGTAACGGTCATCGTCAGGGCTATACCGAGGTGCTGGTTACGGAACTTCGCTCCGGCGCAGAATCCGCAAAGGTCGACTCCAAGGTTATCGAACGCAACCGCGCTCGCGTGGCTGCCCTCGCCAAGCAGAAGGTGCAGTCTGTGCCTCTGACTCGCAAGGAAAAGATTGCCCAGGGTCTCCCGAAGCCCGCCAAGGTCAAGAAGAACTCTCTGCGTAAGGCTAAGGAGGTATAA
- a CDS encoding energy transducer TonB: MIDFLAKYFRFPLALVLSFVVSAVFFLAIPVINTLFFDKGVKTEKELESVTEVEVLVSEKKPEVKQKVLRTMMNPNPFKISANMGVSRSQNFQMDLSLARGAAGDGVAVGTGSMENVVYEAGEVDEQAQVLREIQPKFPEKAKRMGVSGYVKVLIVIDVYGDVAQAQVLTQEPPGYGFDNEALKAVRQWKFSPAQLGGFPVAQKATKEFRFVN, translated from the coding sequence ATGATTGATTTTCTCGCAAAATATTTTCGCTTCCCGCTGGCATTGGTGCTCTCCTTCGTGGTGAGTGCGGTGTTCTTCCTTGCGATTCCGGTCATCAATACGCTTTTCTTCGATAAGGGCGTCAAGACGGAAAAGGAACTGGAATCGGTGACGGAAGTCGAGGTTCTCGTGAGCGAGAAGAAACCCGAGGTCAAGCAGAAGGTGCTGCGTACCATGATGAATCCAAACCCGTTCAAGATTTCGGCGAATATGGGCGTGTCCCGTAGCCAGAATTTCCAAATGGATCTGTCGCTGGCGCGCGGTGCCGCCGGTGATGGCGTGGCCGTAGGGACGGGCTCGATGGAAAATGTCGTTTACGAAGCGGGTGAGGTGGATGAACAGGCGCAGGTGTTGCGTGAAATCCAGCCGAAGTTCCCCGAAAAGGCGAAGCGTATGGGCGTTTCGGGTTATGTGAAGGTCTTGATTGTGATTGATGTGTATGGCGACGTGGCGCAGGCCCAGGTGCTGACGCAGGAGCCGCCCGGATATGGATTTGACAACGAAGCCTTGAAGGCCGTAAGACAGTGGAAGTTCAGCCCGGCGCAGCTGGGCGGTTTCCCCGTGGCGCAGAAAGCCACAAAGGAGTTCCGCTTTGTTAACTAG